The Streptomyces achromogenes DNA segment CGACCGAGGTGCTGGAGAAGAGGTGGTAGAGCACGAAGAACGCGGGTGCCTGGAGCAGGCTCGGCAGGCAGCCGGAGAGCGGCGACACCTCTTCCGCGGCGTGCAGTTCCAGCACGGCCTTCCGGAGCCGTTCGGGGTCCTTCGCGTGCTTGCTGCGCAGTTCGGCGATCCTCGGCTGCAGGGCGGTGCGGGCCTTCTGCCCGCGGGCGGCCGCGCGGGAGAGCGGGTGGACGAGGAGCCGTACGAGCGCGGTGAACAGGACGATCGCGGCGGCCGCGGCGGCGGCGCCGAACAGGGGGTGGAGCAGGTCGGCGAGGTGCTCGACCAGGCTGGCGAAAACGGACATGGGTGAGGAGCCCTCCGGGGGTCTCGTCGTGCCGGGACAACGGGGTTGGCGGCATGACGACCCGCGCGGGGTCACGAGGACGGCGTCGGACGTGCCCTACGCGGCGGTCGCCGGGAGGGGCTGACCGGGCGCTCGCGGGCGCGGCCGGCCGGACGCGTCCGGATCGCGTTGCGACAGGAAGGCCGTGCGCCGGGCCCGGTCCCTGATCGCCGTGCGCACCCGGGTGGGCGGCACGCGAGGCGCGCTGCGCGCGGCGACGACGGTGCAGACGACGAGCGCGGAGGAGGCGGCGGCGGTCGCGGCGAGGGCGACGGCGGCCGTGAGACTGCCGGAGTCGAGAAGCAGGACGTCGAGGACGAGGAGGAGCAGGAAGGGCATGACGGCGCGACGCGCGTCGAACCGGTTGTGCGGCATGCCTCTCCTTCCCTGCTCCCAAGAGGACGTCCGGGAGACGGCGATGGTTCCGGAGCCGCAACCGCAACCGGAGCCGGAGCCGCAACCACACCTTCGGCCGCAACTCCCGCCAGGCCGCCGAGCCCGCCAGCCCGCCGAGCCCGCCGAGCCCGCCGGTGAGGCAGCTTGTATCAGTTGTTTGACACAAGATTCGGCTCACGGCATCTTGTACTCACTACTTGATACAAGTACCGACCGGGGGTCCGCCATGCTCGACACCGTCCCGCCCGAGCGGCTGCTGGCGCGCGCCGACCTCTGTGCCCGCTGGGCGGGCCTCGCCCTGGGCGTCGTCGTCGCGCAGCCGCTGGCGGCCATGGACAGCGACGACCTCGCCATGCGCTTCCTCAGCGCGGTCACCGCGTTCGGGCTGTGCGTCGTGGGCGGGGTCCTGCTCGGCGACTCCCTCACCCCCGCCCCCCTGGAGGCGGTCCGCACCGCCGGCCTCGCCCCGCGCCGGGTCCGGGACCACGTCCCGCCCCGGATGGCGCCGCTGCTGGTCTTCGAGGCGGCCTGCATCGCCGTCCTGCTGACGATCGGGACCCTCATGGCATCCCCCGACGCCCACGGCCGGATCGGCCGCACCCTCACCGTCACCTGTACCGGCCACAGACCCCGGCTCCTGGGCCCCTGGCCCGGCGTCCACTACGCCGCCCCGGCCCTCGCCGCCCTCGCCCTCGGCACCGCCGCCTGCGTCTGGGCACTGCGCCGCATCGCCCACCGCCCCGGCGACAACCTGCGACGCCACGACCGCAGCTGGGCGATCACCGGGGCCTGGGGGCTGCTGGTCTCCAGCCAACTGCTCATCGTCCTCGGCATGATCGGCCGGGTGCTGTCGTACACCACCTGCGCCGGCATGCTGGGCAACGTCACCGCGCTGGTGATCTACCCCTTGGGGCTGCTCGCCCTGTTCAGTCTGGGCTGGTGCCTGTTCACCGTCGTCGCACCCCGGGCCGTGGGCGATGAGTGAGCCCGCGGTACGCGTCGACACCACCAGCCAGGTGCCCCCGTACGACCAGATCCGGTCCCAGCTCGCCGCGCTGATCGTCACCGGCCGGCTGACGGAGGGCGAGCGGCTGCCGACCGTCCGCCAGCTCGCCGCCGACCTGGGTCTGGCGCCGGGGACGGTGGCCCGCGCCTACCGGGAACTGGAGGCCGCCGAGCTGATCCGCACCCGGCGCGGCGCCGGCTCCCGGGTGGCGGCTCCCCGGGCCCGTCCGGGCCGCCCCGATCCCGAGCAACTGGCGACGCTGGCACGTGACTTCACCGCGTCCGCCCGCGCCCTCGGCGCCGACACCGAAGCCGTCCTGACCGCCGTCCGAGAGGCGCTGGAGGAGGGGGCGTAGCGGCCTGGTGCCGGAACACCGCGACGCGGTCCGCAACCGACCGCCCCGCCCGGCGGCTCTACATGACCATGCACCTGCAGGACAGGCATCACATGCACGATGGGCACCACATGCACGACGGGCACGACGGGCACGACGGGCACGACGGGCACGATGGGCACGACATGCACAGGAGAGTGGCCCGCGGGGTCAGGACGTTCGCCGGTCAGCTGGCCCGCTTCGGCTGGGTCCAGGCGCGCTGCTGCGCCTTCGCGGTCGCGCTGCTCGGCGGCATGGCCGTCTCCAGGCTGCTCCCGGTCCTCC contains these protein-coding regions:
- a CDS encoding DUF6412 domain-containing protein; the encoded protein is MPHNRFDARRAVMPFLLLLVLDVLLLDSGSLTAAVALAATAAASSALVVCTVVAARSAPRVPPTRVRTAIRDRARRTAFLSQRDPDASGRPRPRAPGQPLPATAA
- a CDS encoding GntR family transcriptional regulator, with the protein product MSEPAVRVDTTSQVPPYDQIRSQLAALIVTGRLTEGERLPTVRQLAADLGLAPGTVARAYRELEAAELIRTRRGAGSRVAAPRARPGRPDPEQLATLARDFTASARALGADTEAVLTAVREALEEGA